A genomic window from Nicotiana sylvestris chromosome 11, ASM39365v2, whole genome shotgun sequence includes:
- the LOC104249635 gene encoding F-box/kelch-repeat protein At3g06240-like — HQWHYHFLHLPQSYQSRFFPINFCVLFACTNFGTLDPYFFYFDLLRLHLLYIGSSKIGRRPFPEDLDGEILLRLPVKSLLRFKCVCKNWYVLIKSPAFIRKHLNCSKNKPSQFMIYDYNARDDSPPIALIPENHGDGEAPDYIHRFKGMTNVIGSVDGLFLLQREIDPENRYMQIFAMALWNPSTREVRHLPPHKIQYTHCGFRLDPLTNDYKVVYYNFHCGEYEYAAVYSCSTDSCRNITPKIKFYSYGRSLHESYGTAYLNGAYYWLLSEGLKYSIVLFDFSNEVFEEIEGPDDISFSSLILLDDSVALLPFYGNCVHDIWVMIQPGVWNKRFTFQCFTYPRTWYSSCLILVTKRSRLVSYNVRTTKTRRLGFCHPVLRRNCGVYVYKESLVTLK; from the coding sequence CATCAATGGCACTACCATTTTCTTCATCTTCCTCAGTCCTACCAATCTAGATTTTTCCCAATCAATTTCTGTGTTCTTTTCGCTTGTACTAATTTCGGAACACTTGACCCTTATTTCTTCTATTTCGATTTGTTGCGTCTCCATTTACTATATATTGGCAGCAGCAAAATTGGCCGTAGGCCTTTCCCTGAAGATTTAGACGGAGAAATTCTACTCAGGCTGCCCGTGAAGTCGTTGTTGAGATTCAAATGCGTGTGCAAGAACTGGTATGTTCTTATCAAGAGCCCCGCTTTTATTAGAAAACACTTGAATTGTAGCAAGAATAAGCCTTCCCAATTCATGATTTATGATTATAATGCGCGTGATGATTCCCCTCCCATTGCTTTGATTCCAGAGAATCATGGAGATGGTGAAGCTCCTGATTATATCCATAGATTTAAAGGTATGACGAATGTTATAGGCTCTGTGGATGGATTGTTTTTGTTGCAGAGAGAAATTGATCCCGAAAACAGATACATGCAAATCTTTGCAATGGCGCTGTGGAATCCTTCGACCAGAGAGGTGAGGCACCTCCCTCCACACAAAATCCAATACACTCACTGTGGGTTCAGATTAGATCCCTTGACTAATGACTATAAGGTGGTTTACTATAATTTCCACTGTGGTGAATATGAATATGCAGCTGTCTACTCTTGTTCTACCGACTCATGTAGAAACATTACACCTAAAATTAAATTCTATTCATACGGACGCTCTTTACATGAATCCTATGGTACTGCTTATCTGAATGGGGCTTATTATTGGCTGCTAAGCGAGGGGCTTAAGTACAGCATTGTTTTGTTTGACTTTAGCAATGAGGTGTTTGAAGAGATTGAAGGGCCAGATGATATCTCTTTTAGTTCTCTGATATTGCTTGACGACTCGGTTGCCCTCTTGCCCTTTTATGGAAATTGTGTTCATGATATATGGGTAATGATCCAACCAGGGGTTTGGAACAAACGTTTTACCTTTCAATGCTTCACTTATCCTAGGACTTGGTATTCCAGCTGTCTCATTTTGGTAACTAAACGTTCTCGGCTAGTCTCCTATAATGTTAGGACTACGAAGACAAGACGTCTTGGATTTTGTCACCCAGTCCTGCGACGCAACTGTGGGGTTTATGTTTATAAGGAAAGCTTAGTAACATTGAAATGA